ACTGCTTTGTCGTCTATAGAATGAACCAGAAAAGCTGGTGGGGTTTCATTATTTACCTGCAGCTCATTCGAAAAATGTTTTACCATTTCTGAGGATGGATTATCTCCCAATAAATTCACTTTTGATCCTTTGTTTGTAATACTTTCTTCCATTGATATTACCGGATAAATCAATAGTGAAAAATCTGGACGGGCACTAACAGAATCTGATGTTTCATATACCTTTTCATTAAAATGAGTTGATATTGTTGAAGCAAGATGTCCTCCTGCAGAAAAACCCATTATTCCTATTTTAGCAGGATCGATTCCCCATTCCTTAGCGTGACGCCTAACCAAGCGAATGGCTTCCTGCCCATCTTGTAATGGTCCAATAGATTTATCGACCATAATTGCATCACTAGGCAGTCTGTATTTTAATACAAAAGCTGTAATTCCAAGATTGTTAAGCCACTTGGCTGCTTCCTCGCCCTCGTGAGCAATAGCCAATCCCCAGTAAGCACCTCCCGGGCATATTATTACTGCGGTACCAGTTGCTTTTTCTTTGGGAGCGGGATACATATCAAGTACAGGGTTTGTAACAAACCTCATCTTAGTCCAGTTATCTTCTGAATCTATTGTTTGTTTATAATTGACATTTGGAATTGCCCCGGGAATTTTTCCGTTCCAAAGATTGATCTGCGTACTTTGACCAAAAAAATTAAAGGTGACCATTATCAAACAGACAAAAGTCAATAGGGTTTGTTTTATGCTTATAACTTTCATTTTCTTTTATAATATTGTTCTATAATATACCAGGCTTTCTTTTTTTCTCCTTTTTCAGACAACAATCCTTTTCTGTTATATCCTTTTTGATACACTTGATTCATTCTTCCCAATGATTTGTAATCAAATAACAGCCAGGGAGAGATTCCGCATAAGTTTGGAATAGTCTTAAATAATTCTATTTGATCCTTGTAAATTTGTTCCTGATATCCTTCTGTCCAATAAGCCGCTTCATCACTTGGTCCGGCATTATTTCCATAGACCGCTTCTCCTCCAAACTCAGAAATAAATACCGGTTTATCAGGATAAGCAAAGTTCCATTTTACCTCTGATGGTTTGCCCTGCCACGGATCATACCATCCGATATACTCGTTAATGCAAATCAGATCAGAATATTCATAAAGTGTGTCCCACACCTTAAAGGAGTTATCCTTGTAGGATTGTGTATTGATCACATGGGTAATCAGTCGGGTTGAATCTAGTGCCTTACATTTTTGGGTTAACGCAATAAGAGCATTATTCCGATTTGGTGTTCCCGGATATGTTTCATTTGAAAGACTCCAAATTACAACTCCACAATGATTTTTGTCTCTATGAACCATTTCTTTCAGCATAGTCTCCATCTTTATTTGAACAAGACTGTCTGAAAACTGAATATGCTGATAAATGGGAAGTTCACTCCAAACCATTAAACCCATTTTTTCAGCTTCCTTTATTATGTTTTCATTATGCGGATAATGGGCAAGACGAACAAGGTTACATCCTAATTCTTTTGCTGCATTCAACAATACTAAGGCATCTTGTTTTGAATAAGCCCGCGCTCCTTTATATGGATTTTCTTCGTGAATATTCACTCCTTTAAAAAAGATTTCTTTTTTATTGAGCAGCACTTTATTTCCTTGTACTTCAATAGATCTAAACCCAATAGTATCTGTAACAGTATCTGTTTCGCTTTCAATTATTACTTTATAAAGCTTAGGATTTTCAGGGGA
This genomic interval from uncultured Flavobacterium sp. contains the following:
- a CDS encoding glycoside hydrolase family 2 TIM barrel-domain containing protein codes for the protein MHKRTEKIVLKIEKLAVLIILCFGNYLQAQTAIINVESRNLVSLNGDWQVILDPTNIGEWKQVWLEKKPQKKTDFVEYSFDGGPVLKVPADFNSQLRELTYFEGVVWYKKVFNYKPNDEKRLFLHFGAVNYLATVYLNGEKIGSHEGGFTPFEFEITNKVKNGENSLIVKVDNSRSQNGLPGAGYDWFNYGGITRDVNLIETNKTFIEDYAIQLKKGSLKKVSGWIQLNGTNKKQKLKIKIPELNKSYKIESNDIGYANVEFDSNFKLWSPENPKLYKVIIESETDTVTDTIGFRSIEVQGNKVLLNKKEIFFKGVNIHEENPYKGARAYSKQDALVLLNAAKELGCNLVRLAHYPHNENIIKEAEKMGLMVWSELPIYQHIQFSDSLVQIKMETMLKEMVHRDKNHCGVVIWSLSNETYPGTPNRNNALIALTQKCKALDSTRLITHVINTQSYKDNSFKVWDTLYEYSDLICINEYIGWYDPWQGKPSEVKWNFAYPDKPVFISEFGGEAVYGNNAGPSDEAAYWTEGYQEQIYKDQIELFKTIPNLCGISPWLLFDYKSLGRMNQVYQKGYNRKGLLSEKGEKKKAWYIIEQYYKRK